AATGAGAAGCTCGACATTAACCGTCCAAGTGGGCATAGAGCTCGTCCACTTCAGCATCAGAAAAATCATCCAAGCGCTCGAGCACATATTCCGGTCCGAACTGCTCAAGCATCACGAGCGCCCGGCCCGGCCCGGCACCCATACGCTGCTGGGTGCATAGGTTGACCTGCAATGCCAGGGTTGGGTGTTCAAAGACGTCACGTAAACGCAGGTCTATTCCCAGCTGTGCCTTCAGGCGTGCAACCAGCCGGGC
This Deinococcus multiflagellatus DNA region includes the following protein-coding sequences:
- a CDS encoding phosphopantetheine-binding protein, with the translated sequence ARLVARLKAQLGIDLRLRDVFEHPTLALQVNLCTQQRMGAGPGRALVMLEQFGPEYVLERLDDFSDAEVDELYAHLDG